TACGCGTTCTTCAAGTTCAAGTTTGTTTGGATCAATGCGACGCATGAAATGTGTCCCTCCTTCTTCTTAAAATTCTAAGCCGTTTTCGCGAGCTGCTTCAGCCAAAGCTTTCACGCGGCCATGATATAAGTAACCACCACGGTCGAAGACAACAGATTTGATGTTCTTTTCCGCAGCACGTTTAGCGATTGCTTCACCAATTTTAGTTGCAGCTTCTACATTTCCAGCACCATCGAAATCTTTTTCCATAGTGTTTGCACTTGCTAATGTAGTACCAGCAACATCGTCGATTAATTGCGCATACAAGTGTTTGTTCGAACGGTATACGTTTAAGCGTGGACGCTCAGCAGTACCAGTGATTTTAGAACGAACGCGTGCATGACGCTTCTTACGAACCTGATTTTTATCTTGTTTCGTAATCACAGAGGTCACTCCTTTCTAATGCTTATGCAGCATTATTTACCTGTTTTACCTTCTTTACGACGAACAACTTC
The Paenisporosarcina cavernae genome window above contains:
- the rplR gene encoding 50S ribosomal protein L18; translation: MITKQDKNQVRKKRHARVRSKITGTAERPRLNVYRSNKHLYAQLIDDVAGTTLASANTMEKDFDGAGNVEAATKIGEAIAKRAAEKNIKSVVFDRGGYLYHGRVKALAEAARENGLEF